One genomic window of Pirellulales bacterium includes the following:
- a CDS encoding sugar phosphate isomerase/epimerase codes for MQLGFVTAILPELSLDEVLAFAAREQFDSVEVMCWPVGKAERKYAGVTHIDVTDFTPARADDINALCARHGVAMSGLGYYPNILSADPQEGQVAAAHLKRVIRAAQLLGLKHVNTFIGADHRRNSDENFARFSEVWPDLIRCAEDHDIRIGIENCPMLFTFDEWPAGKNLAYSPAIWRRMFERIPSGHFGLNYDPSHLVWQMMDYIRPIYEFGQRILHVHAKDMRVERDKLNDAGILGLGWSTPKIPGLGDIDWARFVSALSDVGYRGAIAVEVEDDAFRPALEDRQRSLQLSRNVLRPLVV; via the coding sequence ATGCAACTGGGATTCGTCACCGCGATCCTGCCCGAACTGAGCCTCGACGAAGTGCTCGCTTTCGCGGCTCGCGAGCAGTTCGATTCGGTCGAAGTCATGTGCTGGCCGGTCGGCAAGGCCGAGCGCAAGTATGCCGGCGTCACGCATATCGACGTGACCGACTTCACGCCCGCGCGCGCCGACGACATCAACGCCCTCTGCGCGCGTCACGGCGTCGCCATGTCCGGCTTGGGCTATTACCCGAACATCCTCTCGGCTGACCCGCAGGAAGGACAGGTCGCCGCGGCGCACCTCAAGCGAGTGATCCGCGCGGCGCAGTTGCTGGGGCTCAAGCACGTCAACACGTTCATCGGCGCCGACCATCGCCGCAACAGTGACGAGAACTTCGCCCGTTTCAGCGAGGTCTGGCCCGATTTGATCCGGTGCGCCGAGGATCACGACATCCGCATCGGCATCGAGAATTGCCCCATGCTGTTTACCTTCGACGAGTGGCCGGCCGGCAAGAACCTGGCCTACAGCCCGGCGATCTGGCGGCGGATGTTCGAGCGGATCCCGTCGGGCCACTTCGGGCTGAACTACGACCCTTCGCACCTGGTGTGGCAGATGATGGACTACATTCGGCCGATTTACGAATTCGGCCAGCGGATCTTACACGTCCACGCCAAGGACATGCGCGTCGAGCGCGATAAGCTGAACGACGCGGGGATCCTGGGACTCGGTTGGAGCACGCCGAAGATTCCGGGGTTGGGCGACATCGACTGGGCACGCTTCGTCTCGGCGCTGTCCGACGTCGGGTACCGAGGTGCGATTGCGGTCGAGGTCGAAGACGACGCCTTCCGCCCGGCGCTCGAAGACCGCCAGCGCTCGCTGCAATTGTCGCGGAATGTGCTGCGGCCGCTGGTCGTGTGA
- a CDS encoding arylsulfatase, which translates to MMHLELSLAGMVMRRMAIACARLGVAGMWLASLPAVAASLAPARPNIVMILADDLGYGDLHCYNPDRGKIPTPHLDRLAASGMRFTDAHSSSACCSPSRYALLTGRYHWRTRLQAGICELWERPLIARERLTIGKLAQQHGYRTACIGKWHLGEDWGIADDQARFFRREGSEPPPLTPERLSAWRAVFGRPLRDGPTTRGFDEYFGTIVPNWPPYAFVEGDRVQGLPSTYLPADLVGHHLASFNGPALPGWQLAGVLPALRDRAIDFIRRQAQPQQPFLLYLPLTTPHTPLAVNPPWSGRSGLGLPVADLIMETDDVVGQVLAALDEHGASENTLVLFTSDNGFAAYVGAAQLEAQGHYPSGPLRGYKRDAYEGGHRVPFVVRWPGHVAPGSICDQLVHQADWMATLAEILGAKLPDDAAEDSFSMLPLFAAVRGAVREHAVSCASDGTMSVRQGTWKLIQASEPELYDLATDLGEQHNLAAAQPERVVELQALLEGLILQGRSTPGPRQTNDVEVRRFPRQTAKNKKSG; encoded by the coding sequence ATGATGCACCTAGAATTGAGCCTTGCCGGTATGGTCATGCGCCGGATGGCAATCGCTTGCGCCCGGCTCGGCGTCGCAGGGATGTGGCTGGCGAGTCTCCCGGCCGTGGCCGCGAGTCTTGCGCCTGCGCGCCCCAACATCGTGATGATCCTGGCCGACGACCTCGGTTATGGCGACCTGCACTGCTACAACCCGGATCGTGGGAAGATTCCGACCCCGCATCTCGATCGGCTGGCGGCCTCGGGCATGCGTTTCACCGATGCGCATTCATCAAGCGCCTGCTGCTCGCCTTCGCGCTATGCACTGTTGACGGGGCGCTACCATTGGCGGACGCGGCTGCAAGCCGGCATTTGCGAGCTTTGGGAAAGGCCGTTGATCGCGCGCGAGCGATTGACGATCGGCAAGCTCGCGCAGCAACACGGCTATCGCACCGCCTGCATCGGCAAGTGGCATCTGGGCGAGGACTGGGGCATTGCCGACGATCAGGCCAGGTTTTTTCGGCGTGAGGGCAGCGAACCGCCGCCGCTGACCCCGGAGCGATTGTCGGCCTGGCGCGCGGTGTTCGGGCGCCCGTTGCGCGATGGCCCCACGACGCGCGGCTTCGACGAGTATTTCGGCACGATCGTACCGAATTGGCCGCCGTATGCGTTTGTCGAGGGCGACCGCGTGCAAGGTCTGCCGAGCACGTACCTGCCGGCCGATCTCGTGGGCCATCACCTGGCCAGCTTCAACGGTCCGGCCTTGCCTGGCTGGCAACTTGCCGGCGTCTTGCCCGCGCTGCGCGACCGGGCGATCGATTTCATTCGTCGCCAGGCACAGCCCCAGCAGCCGTTCTTGCTCTACCTGCCGTTGACGACGCCCCACACGCCGCTGGCCGTCAATCCGCCCTGGTCAGGGCGCAGCGGGCTCGGGCTGCCGGTGGCCGATTTGATCATGGAAACCGACGACGTCGTGGGACAGGTGTTGGCAGCGCTCGACGAGCATGGCGCCAGTGAAAACACGTTGGTGCTGTTCACGAGCGACAATGGGTTTGCCGCCTATGTCGGCGCCGCACAACTCGAGGCCCAAGGCCATTACCCCAGCGGACCGTTGCGCGGCTACAAGCGCGATGCCTACGAAGGCGGTCACCGCGTCCCGTTTGTGGTCCGCTGGCCAGGACACGTTGCCCCGGGCAGCATTTGCGATCAACTCGTGCACCAGGCCGACTGGATGGCTACGCTGGCCGAAATCCTTGGCGCGAAGTTGCCCGACGACGCGGCCGAGGACAGCTTCAGCATGTTGCCGCTGTTCGCAGCCGTTCGCGGTGCCGTGCGCGAGCACGCAGTGAGCTGCGCCTCGGACGGCACGATGTCGGTGCGGCAAGGCACTTGGAAGCTGATTCAAGCAAGCGAACCCGAGCTCTATGACCTGGCCACCGATCTGGGCGAACAACACAATCTGGCCGCCGCGCAGCCCGAACGTGTCGTCGAGCTGCAGGCACTGCTCGAAGGATTGATTCTCCAAGGCCGCAGCACGCCCGGTCCGCGGCAGACGAACGATGTCGAAGTCCGCCGCTTTCCGCGCCAGACCGCGAAGAACAAGAAGTCGGGATAA
- the aat gene encoding leucyl/phenylalanyl-tRNA--protein transferase, with protein MSLSDPKYFPPVATSTAEGLLAVGGELSVEWLLDAYRHGIFPWPYDERILAWWSPDPRAVIEFDRFHISRSLRRTLRQRRLVVTSDQAFGEVMLGCATECGRRGATWLTPAMRRAYQQLHAAGQAHSVEVWSEGRLAGGTYGVSIGGAFSAESMFYRVRDASKVALAHLVGHLRRRGYRLLDIQQLTPHTARLGAHEIPRAEYLRRLAEAQRLRPSWEPFDPDAEP; from the coding sequence ATGAGCCTTTCCGATCCGAAATACTTTCCACCGGTCGCGACCAGCACCGCCGAGGGACTCTTGGCCGTGGGCGGCGAATTGAGCGTCGAGTGGCTGCTCGACGCATATCGCCACGGCATTTTTCCCTGGCCCTATGACGAGCGCATCCTGGCCTGGTGGTCGCCCGATCCGCGGGCCGTCATCGAGTTCGACCGGTTCCACATTTCCCGCAGCCTGCGCCGGACGCTACGCCAGCGCCGCCTGGTCGTCACTTCGGATCAAGCGTTCGGCGAGGTCATGCTTGGTTGTGCAACCGAGTGCGGCCGCCGGGGAGCGACGTGGCTGACCCCAGCCATGCGTCGGGCGTACCAACAACTGCACGCGGCCGGCCAGGCGCACAGCGTCGAGGTCTGGTCCGAAGGACGACTCGCCGGCGGGACGTATGGTGTCAGCATCGGCGGTGCGTTTTCGGCCGAGTCGATGTTCTACCGTGTGCGTGATGCCTCGAAGGTAGCTTTGGCCCACCTGGTCGGCCATCTCCGTCGGCGCGGTTACCGGTTGCTCGACATCCAGCAGCTCACACCGCACACGGCGCGGCTGGGTGCACACGAAATTCCGCGCGCGGAATACCTCCGCCGGCTCGCCGAGGCCCAGCGCCTGCGCCCGAGCTGGGAACCGTTCGATCCCGACGCGGAGCCCTGA
- a CDS encoding HTTM domain-containing protein — translation MNAPAALRASRWSQWTAVLRTSVSGESLGVFRMILGTVLALEGATLLWPHAEGNLLRQIYTGPHVGWNVPYQGCGWLPQLGATALNAWVAVMTLAGLALALGWHARKCALLGSVLWTYVWLLDATRYNNHYYLLSLLLLLAACMPMAARYSLAASGDGVIPFWPIAVLRGQLFVVYFFGGVAKLSRDWLLHAEPVQTLLRLPHVVEPFAGLLDPPALAQLHAAIAQPAVAFAIAYIGLIFDLAVGGLLLVRRTRILGLVLTAIFHGLNHFILFDDIEWFPVMALSLTTIFLEPDWPSRVARWFATRAWPRPDWRWLLGGALLLPGVGAALGWSISPTSRGETAPRRLSRLTLPLIVLWFTVQAIVPLRHYFIPGDAAWTSEADRFSWRMKTAAKRSGPFWITLVDPAHGAQDAQGNVRISWSRLPAPHTLYRDVDARRVAWNSLPEIVVLFQSFVGERIVYNPYSGRQQPRDEATARTRAASLAGAVFGSRGELAPTISLTAALRAARHLLSETSVPRELGAQLDEAAQLAQELQAGTLDERTATNHVGRIKAAMYRLLQIPPLAGPLREVLSHLDPLAFDGALHMPGPFFSLVDPNLQQASRQGFVTIDRASWRPPQGVAVVVADVQRASLVDWQALPEIVPTLGRDGRTVFYWNPARDLPRFKVDTLQQYPCMLEPYVKRIAQLWQARMGSYPQIYVTDYVGINQHRMQLLVDPTVDLAAVTWRSWGHNPWILPLDGEPPAQATSSAPVASRP, via the coding sequence TTGAACGCTCCGGCCGCTCTTCGTGCCTCGCGCTGGTCGCAATGGACCGCCGTCCTGCGGACGTCGGTGTCGGGCGAGTCCTTGGGTGTGTTCCGGATGATCCTCGGCACCGTCCTGGCGCTCGAAGGCGCAACGTTGTTGTGGCCCCACGCCGAGGGCAATCTCCTGCGTCAGATCTATACGGGCCCCCATGTCGGCTGGAATGTGCCGTACCAGGGCTGCGGCTGGTTGCCCCAACTGGGCGCGACGGCGCTGAACGCGTGGGTCGCGGTGATGACGCTGGCCGGGCTGGCGTTGGCACTCGGCTGGCACGCTCGCAAATGCGCCTTGCTCGGCAGCGTGCTTTGGACCTACGTCTGGCTGCTCGACGCGACGCGATACAACAACCACTACTACCTGTTGAGTCTGCTGCTCCTGCTGGCGGCCTGCATGCCCATGGCGGCGCGGTACAGCCTGGCCGCGTCCGGCGACGGGGTCATTCCGTTCTGGCCGATCGCCGTACTGCGCGGCCAGTTGTTCGTCGTCTACTTCTTTGGCGGCGTCGCGAAGCTGAGCCGTGATTGGTTGCTGCATGCCGAACCGGTGCAGACGCTCTTGCGATTGCCGCATGTCGTCGAACCGTTTGCCGGGCTGCTCGACCCACCGGCCTTGGCGCAATTGCATGCGGCGATCGCCCAGCCGGCCGTCGCTTTTGCAATCGCCTACATCGGTCTGATCTTCGACCTGGCCGTCGGCGGATTGCTGCTCGTGCGGCGGACGCGAATCCTCGGGCTGGTCTTGACCGCCATCTTTCATGGGCTGAACCACTTTATCCTGTTCGACGACATCGAGTGGTTTCCCGTGATGGCGCTCTCGCTGACCACCATCTTTCTCGAGCCCGATTGGCCTTCGCGCGTGGCTCGTTGGTTCGCGACGCGAGCCTGGCCGCGGCCCGATTGGCGCTGGCTGCTCGGTGGGGCGCTGCTGTTGCCGGGCGTCGGCGCCGCGTTGGGGTGGAGTATTTCGCCCACGTCGCGCGGCGAAACGGCGCCCCGTCGGCTGTCCCGGCTCACGCTGCCGTTGATTGTGCTGTGGTTTACGGTGCAGGCGATCGTCCCGTTACGGCACTACTTCATCCCGGGCGACGCCGCCTGGACCAGCGAGGCGGACCGCTTCAGTTGGCGCATGAAAACTGCCGCCAAGCGTTCGGGGCCGTTCTGGATCACGCTGGTCGATCCCGCCCACGGCGCGCAGGATGCACAGGGCAACGTGCGCATCTCCTGGAGCCGCCTGCCTGCGCCACACACGCTCTATCGAGACGTCGACGCGCGGCGCGTCGCCTGGAACAGCCTGCCCGAGATCGTGGTCTTGTTCCAATCCTTCGTCGGCGAACGCATCGTCTATAACCCCTACAGCGGTCGGCAGCAGCCGCGCGACGAAGCCACGGCACGCACGCGTGCAGCGAGCCTGGCCGGCGCCGTGTTCGGCAGCCGGGGCGAGCTCGCACCGACCATTTCGCTCACCGCAGCGCTGCGGGCAGCGCGTCATCTGCTCAGCGAAACATCTGTCCCGCGCGAGCTCGGAGCGCAATTGGACGAGGCCGCGCAACTCGCGCAGGAGCTGCAAGCCGGAACGCTCGATGAGCGCACGGCCACGAATCATGTTGGACGCATCAAGGCCGCGATGTACCGACTGCTGCAGATTCCCCCGCTCGCCGGTCCGCTGCGCGAGGTGCTCTCGCACCTCGATCCCCTGGCGTTTGACGGCGCGCTGCACATGCCAGGCCCGTTCTTCTCGCTGGTCGATCCCAATCTTCAACAGGCCTCGCGCCAGGGATTCGTCACGATCGACAGGGCAAGCTGGAGGCCGCCGCAGGGCGTGGCGGTCGTCGTGGCCGACGTGCAACGCGCCTCGCTCGTCGACTGGCAAGCGCTGCCCGAAATCGTGCCGACGCTCGGTCGTGACGGCCGCACCGTGTTCTACTGGAATCCTGCCCGCGACTTGCCCCGCTTCAAGGTCGATACGCTCCAACAGTATCCCTGCATGCTCGAGCCCTATGTCAAGCGCATCGCGCAGTTGTGGCAGGCGCGCATGGGCAGCTATCCGCAGATCTACGTGACCGACTATGTCGGCATCAATCAGCATCGCATGCAGTTGCTCGTCGACCCGACGGTCGACCTGGCCGCCGTGACCTGGCGGTCGTGGGGCCACAATCCCTGGATTTTGCCGCTCGACGGAGAGCCGCCGGCTCAGGCAACGTCGTCGGCGCCCGTGGCCAGCCGTCCATGA
- a CDS encoding DUF1559 domain-containing protein, which translates to MRQRAGTNNRDHLTTRPSAFTLVELLIVIGIVAALAAIALPAVQAAREAGRRTQCQNNLRQLAVAAIRRHDARGSFPSGLDQRYFLQPPVHRGVGLFVELLPYIEQSARQQQWNYQDPLKNTTGGDAAATAQILPWLLCPSDVLPRNPVTTNQGWHYALTSYGGSGGRRSYFPEFATADGIFHTTGEAAEPSKKQRGIRLADVEDGAANTLLFGERSHFDPNYESFGEAGWIDRLSSWGWWAPSGGRKSIGHITLSSHAPLNYRLPFGFGNRATAVPPATDTQKLQYYVDLRCCAFGSEHPRGANFAYADGSARFLADGVALLTLQALSTRWGKETSDAW; encoded by the coding sequence ATGCGGCAGCGAGCCGGCACGAACAATCGGGATCACCTGACGACTCGGCCTTCCGCGTTCACGCTGGTCGAGTTGTTGATTGTGATCGGGATCGTGGCCGCGCTCGCTGCGATTGCGCTGCCTGCCGTTCAAGCAGCGCGCGAAGCCGGCCGGCGCACCCAGTGCCAGAACAATCTCCGCCAACTCGCCGTGGCGGCGATTCGACGGCACGACGCGCGGGGTTCCTTTCCGTCCGGTCTCGACCAGCGCTATTTCCTGCAGCCGCCCGTGCACCGCGGCGTGGGATTGTTCGTGGAATTGTTGCCGTATATCGAGCAATCCGCGCGCCAGCAGCAGTGGAACTACCAGGACCCGCTCAAGAACACCACCGGCGGCGATGCCGCGGCCACGGCCCAAATTCTGCCCTGGCTGTTATGTCCGTCGGATGTGTTGCCGCGAAATCCGGTGACGACCAATCAGGGCTGGCATTACGCCCTCACCAGCTATGGCGGCAGCGGCGGGCGACGCTCATATTTTCCCGAGTTTGCCACGGCCGACGGCATCTTTCACACCACCGGCGAAGCCGCAGAACCGAGCAAGAAGCAGCGCGGCATTCGCCTGGCCGACGTTGAGGACGGGGCTGCAAATACCTTGCTGTTCGGCGAGCGCAGCCACTTCGATCCGAACTACGAGTCATTCGGCGAGGCCGGCTGGATCGACCGGCTGTCGAGTTGGGGCTGGTGGGCCCCGTCCGGCGGCCGTAAATCGATCGGTCATATCACCCTGAGTAGCCATGCCCCGCTCAACTATCGATTGCCGTTCGGTTTCGGCAATCGGGCAACCGCGGTCCCGCCGGCAACCGATACGCAGAAACTCCAGTACTATGTCGACTTACGCTGCTGCGCCTTTGGCAGCGAACACCCGCGCGGCGCAAACTTTGCATACGCCGATGGCTCTGCGCGATTCCTGGCAGACGGCGTCGCGCTGCTGACGCTGCAGGCTCTTTCGACGCGTTGGGGAAAGGAAACATCCGATGCGTGGTAG
- a CDS encoding trypsin-like peptidase domain-containing protein: METTASQPGFRRTYLVWILLGLLLALILPNLVERIRYSAARGEQRGQIESARQQLAKLADTSEAFRLVAQSVGPCVVHINTTTLYQRGNPYWSGEGRQRVYAAQGQGSGVIVDPAGYVVTNNHVVENASRIEVLLSDGRTIGDVQLVGADPLSDLAVVKIDADQLPTAPWGDSDKIAVGDWVLAVGNPYGLDRSVTAGIISATGRRVHGGSRPLDFLQTDAAVNPGNSGGPLVNLRGEVIGITTAIVGPAYQGISFAIPSNYARDVYDRLRKGTVLARGWLGVALDRLSPDVAMQMGLNSTRGALVSQVEPGSPAAKAGIETGDVIRSWDGEPIDEPDDLILLVGQTEIGKAVEARLLRFGRELTVRVTVEERQRRKAER; the protein is encoded by the coding sequence ATGGAGACGACCGCCAGCCAACCGGGATTTCGTCGCACGTACCTGGTCTGGATCTTGCTGGGGCTGCTGCTGGCACTGATCCTGCCCAACCTAGTCGAGCGGATCCGGTACTCGGCTGCGCGCGGCGAGCAGCGCGGGCAGATCGAGTCGGCCCGGCAGCAATTGGCGAAGCTGGCCGACACCTCGGAGGCCTTTCGGCTGGTCGCGCAAAGCGTGGGGCCCTGCGTGGTCCATATCAACACCACCACGCTCTACCAGCGCGGCAATCCGTACTGGTCGGGTGAAGGGCGCCAGCGCGTTTACGCGGCCCAGGGCCAAGGCTCCGGCGTAATCGTCGACCCGGCCGGGTATGTGGTGACGAACAACCATGTGGTCGAGAACGCCTCGCGGATCGAGGTGCTGCTCAGCGACGGCCGGACGATTGGCGACGTGCAGCTCGTCGGGGCCGATCCGCTAAGCGACCTGGCCGTGGTCAAAATCGATGCCGACCAACTGCCGACGGCCCCCTGGGGGGACAGCGACAAGATCGCCGTGGGCGACTGGGTGCTGGCCGTAGGAAATCCGTATGGCCTCGATCGCAGCGTGACGGCGGGAATCATCAGCGCCACGGGACGCCGCGTGCATGGCGGTTCACGACCGCTCGACTTTCTGCAGACCGATGCGGCCGTCAATCCCGGCAACAGCGGCGGCCCGCTGGTCAACTTGCGCGGCGAAGTCATCGGGATCACGACGGCCATCGTCGGGCCGGCCTACCAGGGCATCAGCTTTGCAATCCCCAGCAACTACGCCCGCGACGTGTATGACCGGCTACGCAAGGGCACCGTCCTCGCGCGCGGGTGGCTGGGCGTGGCGCTCGATCGGCTCTCGCCCGACGTGGCCATGCAAATGGGCTTGAATTCGACGCGGGGAGCGTTGGTGTCGCAGGTCGAGCCGGGCTCGCCCGCGGCCAAGGCCGGGATCGAAACAGGCGACGTCATTCGGTCCTGGGACGGCGAGCCGATCGACGAGCCGGACGACCTGATTCTGCTGGTCGGCCAGACCGAGATCGGCAAGGCCGTCGAAGCGCGCTTGCTGAGGTTCGGTCGCGAACTTACGGTCCGGGTCACGGTTGAAGAGCGACAGCGCAGAAAAGCCGAACGATGA
- a CDS encoding substrate-binding domain-containing protein gives MKPAEHSRTIVLALLLATGGAARGAAAGEPPPAPAESVEAAAAPAIRCAVIGGMTETGFWDAVADRFTRATGLHTVLVATGPKHVLLPSFARGECDLVTMHACDAMINLVADGLGEDPQPWLRNDLLLVGPEADPAGVRGSHDVVAALARIIAGQHTLLVHRSLGAQEVLHDLLSVDELELDPEHTVIIAADRHRQLLQRAERENAYTLVGRIPFLNGKIPAATLQIMVQGDPRMRRPYLVVVTTPQRTTPERYAAAKRLAAFLRSPETQAWIAEYGKGEIDDRPLFFPVEIGHAAK, from the coding sequence ATGAAGCCGGCCGAACATTCCAGGACGATCGTGCTGGCCTTGTTGTTGGCCACCGGCGGCGCGGCGCGCGGTGCTGCCGCCGGGGAGCCGCCGCCAGCGCCGGCTGAATCCGTCGAGGCAGCAGCCGCGCCGGCCATTCGCTGCGCCGTGATCGGAGGTATGACCGAGACGGGGTTCTGGGACGCCGTCGCCGATCGATTTACACGAGCCACGGGCCTGCATACGGTGCTCGTGGCAACGGGGCCCAAGCACGTGTTGCTGCCAAGCTTTGCCCGAGGCGAGTGCGATCTCGTCACGATGCACGCCTGCGACGCGATGATCAATCTCGTGGCCGACGGCCTGGGTGAGGACCCGCAGCCCTGGCTGAGGAACGACTTGCTGCTGGTCGGTCCCGAGGCCGATCCGGCCGGCGTCCGCGGTTCGCACGACGTTGTGGCCGCACTGGCCCGGATCATCGCGGGGCAGCACACGCTGCTGGTGCATCGCAGTCTCGGTGCGCAAGAAGTCTTGCACGACTTGCTCAGCGTCGACGAGCTGGAGCTGGACCCCGAGCACACGGTGATTATCGCGGCCGACCGGCATCGGCAATTGTTGCAACGCGCCGAGCGTGAAAACGCTTATACGCTCGTGGGGCGGATCCCGTTCCTCAACGGCAAGATTCCCGCGGCCACCTTGCAGATCATGGTCCAGGGCGACCCGCGGATGCGCCGACCGTATCTGGTCGTCGTCACAACGCCCCAACGCACGACGCCGGAACGATACGCGGCCGCCAAACGCTTGGCGGCATTTCTGCGCTCGCCCGAGACGCAGGCCTGGATTGCCGAATACGGCAAGGGCGAGATCGACGATCGGCCGCTGTTCTTTCCCGTCGAGATCGGCCACGCGGCGAAATGA
- a CDS encoding helix-turn-helix domain-containing protein, with protein MTPSFQNHVRAFREARQWSQADLATRVGISRTGLGAIEAGRLVPSTATALALAQALACRVEDLFSLAAEGEATLRWAIPPRQQPVRFWQARVGSRWLAYPSDAVADFPVWQDGVFRGGRFEHSGLAAAEAALGDKTLVVASCDPAAGLLASEYVAQTPFRLLVVRRSSREALRLLADGLVHAAGVHLGRAGEHGNAAVCREMLGPEYMLMRMARWQEGLALSPGVKARSLGGVVRSRARWIGREAGSGARVCLDELLGDAPPPRRIAHDHRGVATAIRDNWADVGVCLRLACEEYGLSFLPVREEDYDLCIASQALGDPRIEALVRVVRSAAYRRHLGELPGYDSSATGELEDCAKS; from the coding sequence ATGACGCCATCATTTCAGAATCATGTTCGCGCGTTTCGCGAGGCCCGGCAGTGGTCCCAGGCCGATCTGGCGACCCGGGTGGGCATTTCGCGCACCGGTCTGGGCGCGATCGAGGCCGGGCGGCTGGTGCCCTCGACGGCGACGGCGCTCGCCTTGGCCCAGGCGCTCGCGTGCCGTGTGGAGGACCTGTTCAGTCTGGCAGCCGAGGGCGAAGCCACGCTGCGCTGGGCCATCCCGCCGCGGCAGCAGCCCGTACGGTTCTGGCAAGCGCGGGTAGGGTCGCGCTGGCTGGCCTATCCGAGCGATGCGGTGGCCGACTTTCCGGTCTGGCAGGATGGCGTGTTCCGCGGTGGCCGCTTCGAACACTCGGGCCTGGCGGCCGCCGAAGCGGCGCTGGGCGACAAGACGCTGGTGGTTGCCAGTTGCGACCCGGCAGCGGGATTGCTGGCGAGCGAATACGTCGCGCAAACGCCGTTTCGACTGCTAGTCGTGCGGCGCTCCAGCCGCGAGGCACTGCGATTGCTGGCCGATGGTCTCGTGCATGCCGCCGGCGTCCATCTGGGTCGCGCCGGCGAGCACGGCAATGCAGCCGTGTGCAGGGAGATGCTCGGTCCTGAGTACATGCTGATGCGCATGGCACGCTGGCAAGAAGGATTGGCCCTGTCCCCGGGCGTCAAAGCACGGTCGCTGGGCGGCGTGGTCCGCTCGCGGGCACGGTGGATCGGCCGCGAAGCCGGTTCGGGCGCACGCGTCTGCCTCGACGAGCTGCTCGGAGATGCCCCGCCGCCCCGCCGCATCGCCCACGACCACCGCGGAGTGGCTACGGCGATTCGCGACAATTGGGCCGACGTCGGCGTGTGCCTGCGCTTGGCGTGCGAGGAATATGGTCTGAGCTTTTTGCCGGTGCGCGAGGAGGACTACGACCTGTGCATCGCCAGCCAGGCTCTCGGCGATCCGCGCATCGAAGCGCTCGTGCGCGTTGTCCGATCGGCCGCCTACCGACGGCACTTGGGCGAACTGCCGGGTTACGATTCGTCGGCGACGGGAGAACTCGAGGATTGCGCCAAGTCATGA